TGGAACGGCGGGAAGAGCAGGCGGAAGAGCGGGATGTGCTCGCGGAACAGCCCCGTGGTGGCGATGCACCCCGGGTAGAGCGACGCGAAGGTGATACCCGTCTCCTCGTGGTAGCGGCGGTGGAGCTCCTGCATGGTGAGCATGTTGCAGATCTTGCTGTCCTTGTACGCCTTGGCGCCGTCGAAGCTCTCGGAGCCGTCGATCATGGCGGACCCGTTCTGGCCGCgcaggccgccggcgagcccccgGAGGTCGCCCAGCCCAGCCTTGGGCGGGATGTTCCCGGCCAGCGTGTTGGTGTTGCCGGTGATGGAGCCGAGGATGATGAGGCGGCGCGACGGGTAGTCGGACTTCTGGAGGTCGTCGAGGAGCaggcgcgcgaggaggaagTGGCCCAGGTGGTTGACGCCCACGCTCATCTCGTACCCGTCGGCGGTGAacgtcggcgtccgcgccgTCGGGCGGTAGATGGCGGCGTTGCAGACGAGGGAGTCGAGCGGCATCCCGGCGCGGCGGAAGTTGTCGACGAACTGGCGGACGCTGTCGAGGGAAGCGAGGTCGAGGTGCATGATGGTGTAGCTGC
This sequence is a window from Setaria italica strain Yugu1 chromosome III, Setaria_italica_v2.0, whole genome shotgun sequence. Protein-coding genes within it:
- the LOC101764145 gene encoding protochlorophyllide reductase, whose translation is MALQAALLPSTLSVPKKGNLAAVVKDTAAFLSVPQKKLLQVPSLSVRAQAVATAPVATPGASTATKDGKKTLRQGVVVITGASSGLGLAAAKALAETGKWHVVMACRDFLKTAKAAKGAGMAEGSYTIMHLDLASLDSVRQFVDNFRRAGMPLDSLVCNAAIYRPTARTPTFTADGYEMSVGVNHLGHFLLARLLLDDLQKSDYPSRRLIILGSITGNTNTLAGNIPPKAGLGDLRGLAGGLRGQNGSAMIDGSESFDGAKAYKDSKICNMLTMQELHRRYHEETGITFASLYPGCIATTGLFREHIPLFRLLFPPFQKFITKGFVSEAESGKRLAQVVSDPSLTKSGVYWSWNKDSASFENQLSQEASDPEKARKLWEISEKLVGLA